From Candidatus Zixiibacteriota bacterium, a single genomic window includes:
- a CDS encoding DUF2007 domain-containing protein has protein sequence MPQPRRKKKDDETKERESRKAKKPEPTSEEQAELDESDSVLLLKTDNYLQAQFLVGALEEEEIPYYTKRLSSSDPVRGAITHVAYDAPGAAEIYVSADDYDRAKELLDALEGEGLSNFDEEDEEADEDEREDFYDEDEDER, from the coding sequence GAGACTAAGGAACGCGAATCCCGCAAGGCGAAGAAGCCGGAGCCGACCAGCGAGGAGCAAGCCGAACTCGACGAAAGCGACTCGGTGCTGCTGCTGAAGACCGACAATTACCTGCAGGCCCAGTTCCTGGTCGGCGCCCTGGAGGAAGAGGAGATTCCTTACTACACCAAGCGCCTGAGTTCCAGCGATCCGGTCCGCGGCGCGATTACGCATGTCGCTTACGACGCGCCCGGCGCCGCCGAGATCTACGTCAGCGCCGACGACTACGACCGCGCCAAGGAACTGCTGGACGCGCTGGAGGGCGAAGGCCTCAGCAACTTCGACGAAGAGGATGAGGAAGCTGACGAGGACGAGCGCGAAGATTTTTACGATGAAGATGAGGACGAGAGGTAG